A single window of Eucalyptus grandis isolate ANBG69807.140 chromosome 1, ASM1654582v1, whole genome shotgun sequence DNA harbors:
- the LOC104433366 gene encoding serine/threonine-protein phosphatase PP1 isoform X2, which yields MNSRGTKEISMDAVLAEVGGLIERLLERRNKKGKHIQLVEPEIRRLCIVAKQVFLAQPNLLELEAPINICGDIHGQYPDLLRIFESGGFPPDSNYLFLGDYVDRGKQSIETICLLLAYKIKFPENFFLLRGNHECASINRIYGFYDECKRRFSVRLWKIFTDCFNCLPVAAVIDDKIICMHGGLSPELVNLDQIRVLERPMDVPDQGLLCDLLWADPDREIKGWGENDRGVSYTFGADKVAEFLRKHDLDLICRAHQILSCKSLSYT from the exons ATGAATTCCCGAGGAACGAAGGAGATTAGCATGGATGCTGTCCTGGCAGAAGTTGGAGGTTTGATAGAGAGATTGTTGGAACGAaggaacaagaaaggaaaacacaTTCAGCTGGTCGAGCCCGAAATTCGTCGGCTTTGCATCGTCGCCAAGCAAGTCTTTCTTGCGCAGCCTAATCTCCTCGAATTAGAAGCCCCCATCAACATCTGTG GTGACATACATGGACAATACCCAGACCTACTGAGAATATTCGAAAGCGGTGGTTTCCCACCAGATTCAAACTACTTGTTCCTCGGAGACTACGTCGACAGAGGGAAGCAAAGCATAGAGACCATCTGCCTCCTCCTTGCCTACAAAATAAAGTTCCCGGAGaacttctttctcctccgaGGGAACCATGAGTGTGCCTCCATTAACCGGATCTATGGCTTCTATGACGAGTGCAAGCGTCGCTTCAGCGTCCGTCTGTGGAAGATCTTCACGGATTGCTTCAATTGCTTGCCAGTGGCAGCAGTGATTGAtgacaagatcatttgcatGCACGGTGGACTCTCGCCGGAGCTTGTGAACTTAGATCAGATCAGGGTTCTGGAGAGGCCCATGGATGTGCCGGACCAGGGGCTATTGTGTGACCTACTTTGGGCGGATCCTGACAGAGAGATCAAAGGGTGGGGCGAGAATGACAGGGGCGTTTCCTACACTTTCGGTGCTGACAAAGTGGCAGAGTTCCTAAGGAAACACGACCTCGATCTAATATGTCGTGCTCACCAG ATTCTGTCTTGTAAGAGCTTGTCATATACATAA
- the LOC104433366 gene encoding serine/threonine-protein phosphatase PP1 isoform X1: MNSRGTKEISMDAVLAEVGGLIERLLERRNKKGKHIQLVEPEIRRLCIVAKQVFLAQPNLLELEAPINICGDIHGQYPDLLRIFESGGFPPDSNYLFLGDYVDRGKQSIETICLLLAYKIKFPENFFLLRGNHECASINRIYGFYDECKRRFSVRLWKIFTDCFNCLPVAAVIDDKIICMHGGLSPELVNLDQIRVLERPMDVPDQGLLCDLLWADPDREIKGWGENDRGVSYTFGADKVAEFLRKHDLDLICRAHQVVEDGYEFFADRQLVTIFSAPNYCGEFDNAGALMNVDPSLLCSFQIVRPWG; the protein is encoded by the exons ATGAATTCCCGAGGAACGAAGGAGATTAGCATGGATGCTGTCCTGGCAGAAGTTGGAGGTTTGATAGAGAGATTGTTGGAACGAaggaacaagaaaggaaaacacaTTCAGCTGGTCGAGCCCGAAATTCGTCGGCTTTGCATCGTCGCCAAGCAAGTCTTTCTTGCGCAGCCTAATCTCCTCGAATTAGAAGCCCCCATCAACATCTGTG GTGACATACATGGACAATACCCAGACCTACTGAGAATATTCGAAAGCGGTGGTTTCCCACCAGATTCAAACTACTTGTTCCTCGGAGACTACGTCGACAGAGGGAAGCAAAGCATAGAGACCATCTGCCTCCTCCTTGCCTACAAAATAAAGTTCCCGGAGaacttctttctcctccgaGGGAACCATGAGTGTGCCTCCATTAACCGGATCTATGGCTTCTATGACGAGTGCAAGCGTCGCTTCAGCGTCCGTCTGTGGAAGATCTTCACGGATTGCTTCAATTGCTTGCCAGTGGCAGCAGTGATTGAtgacaagatcatttgcatGCACGGTGGACTCTCGCCGGAGCTTGTGAACTTAGATCAGATCAGGGTTCTGGAGAGGCCCATGGATGTGCCGGACCAGGGGCTATTGTGTGACCTACTTTGGGCGGATCCTGACAGAGAGATCAAAGGGTGGGGCGAGAATGACAGGGGCGTTTCCTACACTTTCGGTGCTGACAAAGTGGCAGAGTTCCTAAGGAAACACGACCTCGATCTAATATGTCGTGCTCACCAG GTGGTTGAAGATGGTTACGAATTCTTTGCAGACCGACAGCTGGTTACCATATTTTCAGCTCCTAATTACTGTGGGGAATTCGACAATGCTGGGGCACTAATGAACGTGGATCCGAGTTTGCTATGCTCGTTTCAGATTGTCAGGCCATGGGGTTGA
- the LOC104433373 gene encoding cell division control protein 2 homolog C → MEKYEKLEKVGEGTYGKVYKAKDKATGQLVALKKTRLEMDEEGVPPTALREVSLLQLLSQSLYVVRLLSVEHVDGGSKRKAAAAAAAEGAGAGEGHGGAVGGGKPMLYLVFEYLDTDLKKFIDSHRKGPNPRPVPAATVQNFLYQLLKGVAHCHSHGVLHRDLKPQNLLVDKEKGILKIADLGLGRAFTVPLKSYTHEVVTLWYRAPEVLLGSAHYSIGVDMWSVGCIFAEMVRRQALFPGDSEFQQLLHIFRLLGTPTEKQWPGVTTLRDWHVYPQWEPQNLARAVPSLGPDGVDLLSKMLKYDPAERISAKAALDHPFFDSLDKSQF, encoded by the exons atggAGAAGTACGAGAAGCTGGAGAAGGTCGGGGAGGGGACGTACGGCAAGGTGTACAAGGCCAAGGACAAGGCGACGGGGCAGCTCGTGGCCCTCAAGAAGACGCGCCTCGAGATGGACGAGGAGGGCGTCCCCCCCACCGCCCTCCGCGAGGTCTCCCTCCTCCAGCTCCTCTCCCAGTCCCTCTACGTCGTCCGCCTCCTCTCCGTCGAGCACGTCGACGGCGGCTCCAAGCGCAAGGCGGccgcggccgcggcggcggagggcgccggcgccggcgagggCCACGGCGGTGCCGTCGGCGGGGGGAAGCCGATGCTGTACCTGGTGTTCGAGTACCTGGACACCGATCTCAAGAAGTTCATCGACTCGCACCGCAAGGGGCCAAACCCTAGGCCCGTCCCCGCGGCGACCGTGCAGAACTTCCTCTACCAGCTCCTCAAGGGCGTCGCCCACTGCCACAGCCACGGCGTGCTCCACCGCGATCTCAAGCCCCAGAACCTGCTCGTCGACAAGGAGAAGGGGATCCTGAAGATCGCCGACCTCGGGCTCGGCCGCGCCTTCACCGTCCCGCTCAAGAGTTACACGCATGAG GTCGTCACTCTCTGGTACAGAGCGCCTGAGGTGTTGCTGGGATCCGCTCACTATTCGATCGGCGTGGACATGTGGTCTGTCGGGTGTATCTTTG CTGAGATGGTGAGAAGGCAAGCCTTATTTCCTGGGGACTCTGAGTTTCAGCAACTGCTTCACATATTCAG GCTATTGGGAACCCCAACTGAGAAGCAATGGCCAGGAGTTACCACTTTGAGGGATTGGCATGTTTATCCACAATGGGAACCTCAAAACTTGGCAAGAGCAGTTCCATCCCTTGGACCAGATGGGGTGGACCTTCTGTCG AAAATGCTCAAATATGATCCTGCCGAAAGGATCTCGGCTAAAGCAGCACTTGATCATCCCTTTTTTGACAGTCTCGACAAGTCTCAGTTCTGA
- the LOC120295468 gene encoding antifungal protein ginkbilobin-like protein, with product MAMAFARRFALTLLGLLLVFKFVQGGLDTTMVNKICNGNVYGSSDPYANSVSYVLEDLATVTANHPGYDYYTQSPYVEATAYGHAVCSASLSFTDCGTCVSSAKSQILSNCPNSIGVQIQLQDCRMRYENYPFSE from the coding sequence atgGCTATGGCTTTTGCTCGTCGATTTGCACTCACTCTCCTTGGTCTCCTTCTAGTGTTCAAGTTTGTCCAGGGCGGGCTGGACACGACCATGGTTAACAAGATTTGCAACGGCAACGTTTATGGAAGCAGTGATCCCTATGCTAACAGCGTATCGTATGTCCTTGAGGATCTAGCAACCGTGACAGCGAACCACCCTGGCTACGATTACTACACCCAGTCTCCTTATGTTGAAGCAACAGCTTATGGCCATGCTGTTTGCAGTGCATCGCTCTCATTTACTGATTGTGGTACTTGCGTAAGCTCTGCGAAGAGTCAGATACTCAGTAACTGCCCAAATAGCATCGGGGTTCAAATTCAGCTTCAGGACTGTAGGATGAGATATGAAAATTACCCATTCTCAGAGTAA
- the LOC104433381 gene encoding 2,3-bisphosphoglycerate-independent phosphoglycerate mutase yields MGSSWKLADHPKLPKGKTIAMVVLDGWGEAKPDQYNCIHIAETPTMDSLKEGAPEKWRLVRAHGTAVGLPTEDDMGNSEVGHNALGAGRIFAQGAKLVDLALASGKIYDGEGFTYIKDSFETGTLHLIGLLSDGGVHSRLDQVQLLVKGSAERGAKRIRVHILTDGRDVLDGSSVGFVETLENDLAELRAKGVDAQIASGGGRMYVTMDRYENDWEVVKRGWDAQVLGEAPYKFTNAVEAVKKLRQEPKANDQYLPPFVIVDDNGKAVGPIVDGDAVVTFNFRADRMVMIAKSLEYEDFDKFDRVRVPKIRYAGMLQYDGELQLPSHYLVSPPEIDRTSGEYLVHNGVRTFACSETVKFGHVTFFWNGNRSGYFNPKMEEYVEIPSDSGITFNVQPKMKAIEIAEKARDAILSGKFDQVRVNLPNSDMVGHTGDIEATIVACKAADEAVKMILDAIEQVGGIYVVTADHGNAEDMVKRNKKGEPALDKSGNIQILTSHTLEPVPVAIGGPGLAPGVRFRSDVPSGGLANVAATVMNLHGFEAPSDYETTLIEVVD; encoded by the exons ATGGGTAGCTCATGGAAGCTGGCGGATCACCCGAAGCTGCCCAAGGGGAAGACCATCGCCATGGTTGTCCTGGACGGGTGGGGCGAGGCCAAGCCCGACCAGTACAACTGCATCCACATCGCCGAGACCCCCACCATGGACTCGCTCAAGGAG GGTGCCCCTGAGAAATGGAGATTGGTCAGGGCTCATGGAACTGCAGTGGGTCTCCCAACGGAGGATGACATGGGTAACAGTGAGGTTGGTCACAATGCTCTTGGCGCTGGCCGCATCTTTGCTCAAGG TGCAAAGCTTGTCGACCTTGCTCTTGCTTCCGGAAAGATTTATGATGGAGAAGGTTTCACCTACATTAAGGATAGTTTTGAGACTGGTACCTTACATTTGATTGGTCTCCTGAGTGACGGCGGAGTCCATTCTAGGCTTGATCAAGTGCAG TTGCTGGTAAAAGGATCTGCTGAGCGTGGTGCCAAAAGAATCCGTGTCCATATTCTTACAGATGGACGTGATGTTTTGGATGGTTCAAGCGTGGGCTTTGTAGAAACTCTTGAAAATGACCTTGCGGAATTAAGAGCTAAAGGTGTTGATGCACAAATTGCATCTGGTGGAGGTCGTATGTATGTCACTATGGACCGGTATGAG AACGATTGGGAAGTTGTAAAAAGAGGATGGGATGCACAAGTTCTTGGCGAAGCTCCTTACAAGTTTACAAATGCTGTTGAAGCTGTGAAGAAGCTAAGGCAGGAACCCAAGGCCAATGACCAATATTTGCCTCCATTTGTCATTGTTGATGACAATGGAAAAGCAGTGGGCCCAATAGTGGATGGTGACGCTGTTGTGACATTTAATTTCCGAGCTGACCGGATGGTTATGATTGCAAAGTCACTCGAATATGAagattttgacaaatttgatcGTGTTAGAGTCCCTAAAATTCGTTATGCTGGAATGCTTCAGTACGATGGTGAATTGCAGCTTCCAAGCCATTACCTTGTCTCTCCTCCAGAGATAGACAGAACATCTGGTGAATATCTTGTGCATAATGGCGTACGGACATTTGCCTGCAG CGAGACTGTCAAATTTGGTCACGTCACATTTTTCTGGAATGGAAATCGCTCTGGCTATTTTAATCCTAAAATGGAAGAGTATGTGGAAATTCCTAGTGACAGTGGAATTACATTCAATGTCCAACCAAAAATGAAGGCAATCGAAATTGCTGAGAAAGCTAGGGATGCCATCCTTAGCGGTAAATTTGACCAG GTACGAGTTAATCTTCCCAATAGTGACATGGTGGGGCATACAGGAGACATTGAGGCGACAATTGTGGCATGCAAAGCTGCTGATGAGGCAGTGAAG ATGATCCTTGATGCGATAGAGCAAGTGGGAGGAATATATGTCGTCACTGCAGATCATGGAAATGCTGAAGATATGGTTAAGAGAAACAAGAAGGGTGAGCCGGCACTCGACAAGAGTGGAAACATTCAGATACTCACTTCCCACACTCTTGAGCCA GTGCCTGTTGCCATCGGAGGCCCAGGCTTGGCACCTGGAGTTAGGTTCCGCAGCGACGTACCCAGTGGAGGGCTCGCGAATGTTGCTGCTACTGTGATGAATCTTCATGGGTTTGAGGCTCCTAGCGATTACGAGACGACCCTCATAGAAGTGGTCGATTGA
- the LOC104454240 gene encoding antifungal protein ginkbilobin-like protein produces MALKKVELKLISDTTLINKICNGNVYGSGDPYASSVSYVLEDMATVTANHPGYDYYTNSPYAEATAYGHAVCNAVLSFTDCGTCISSAKSQILYNCPNSIGVQMQLQDCRMRYENYPFSE; encoded by the exons ATGGCTTTAAAGAAGGTTGAGCTTAAGCTCATTTCAG ATACGACCCTGATAAACAAGATTTGCAATGGCAACGTTTATGGAAGTGGTGATCCTTACGCGAGTAGCGTATCGTATGTCCTTGAAGATATGGCAACTGTTACGGCAAACCACCCTGGTTACGATTACTACACCAACTCTCCTTACGCTGAAGCAACAGCCTATGGCCATGCTGTTTGCAATGCAGTGCTTTCGTTCACTGATTGCGGTACTTGCATAAGCTCTGCGAAGAGTCAGATACTCTACAACTGTCCGAATAGCATCGGGGTTCAGATGCAGCTTCAGGACTGTAGGATGAGATATGAAAATTACCCGTTCTCGGAATAA